Proteins encoded by one window of Enterococcus faecalis:
- a CDS encoding SprT family protein, whose product MTDQALQTLVEKISIVFFQKPFLHQATFNRRLKTTGGRYHLASHHLDFNPTVFLKYGQEELEKVIKHELCHYHLHLAGKGYQHKDKDFKELLAKTGGARYAPPLVERKKAVFHQYQCQSCGEVILRKRRIDTTRYVCGKCHGRLSWQAKKEQI is encoded by the coding sequence ACGCTAGTGGAAAAAATTTCAATCGTATTTTTTCAGAAACCTTTTCTGCATCAAGCTACATTTAATCGGCGGTTAAAAACTACGGGCGGTCGCTATCATTTAGCTTCGCATCACCTGGATTTTAATCCAACTGTCTTTTTAAAGTATGGACAAGAGGAACTGGAAAAAGTCATTAAGCATGAGTTATGTCACTATCATTTACATTTAGCTGGCAAAGGCTATCAGCATAAAGATAAGGACTTTAAAGAGTTATTGGCTAAGACTGGCGGTGCCCGTTACGCACCGCCTCTAGTAGAACGGAAAAAAGCAGTTTTCCATCAGTACCAATGTCAGTCTTGTGGAGAAGTCATCCTCAGAAAACGACGAATTGATACGACACGATATGTCTGCGGAAAATGTCATGGGCGTTTGTCCTGGCAAGCGAAAAAAGAACAAATCTAA